Proteins encoded together in one Kutzneria kofuensis window:
- a CDS encoding nucleotide disphospho-sugar-binding domain-containing protein translates to MRVLVTASPGLGHMLPMVPISWALRAAGHEVLLAMAGRSAEHVPMLAASGLHVVQTCGHEQFVRLMNAARGSMDVKAWQQKIKEASRSGEFDRLTSVAIGLFVPQSDAVADAVVDIADNWRPDLVLHSPMEGAGPLAAAKLGVPAVEQSFGLFNPVNRVLMMAEALADAYRRHGVDGPPERRGLLNVSPPSMGMPDTGWSMRYVPYNGGDQLPDWLLRTPDRPRVVVTLGTVLPGFQGLGPLQWLADVAGGIDAEFVVTLDGADAEQLGTLPANVRPVAYTPLTALLATSTAVVHHGGSGSTMTSLAMGLPQLVVPQGADQYNNAYEVAKRGVGFEVDTDVRSVDADDLTRLLTDASLAAAAAEVKAEIAGQPAPAALVSRLVELVG, encoded by the coding sequence ATGAGGGTTCTGGTCACGGCCTCGCCCGGCCTCGGGCACATGCTGCCGATGGTGCCGATCTCGTGGGCGCTGCGCGCCGCCGGCCACGAGGTGCTGCTGGCCATGGCCGGCCGCAGCGCCGAGCACGTGCCGATGCTCGCCGCGTCCGGCCTGCACGTCGTGCAGACGTGCGGGCACGAGCAGTTCGTGCGGCTGATGAACGCCGCCCGCGGCTCGATGGACGTCAAGGCGTGGCAGCAGAAGATCAAGGAGGCGTCCCGGTCCGGCGAGTTCGACCGGCTCACCTCGGTCGCGATCGGGCTGTTCGTCCCGCAGTCCGACGCGGTCGCGGACGCCGTCGTCGACATCGCCGACAACTGGCGGCCCGACCTGGTGCTGCACTCGCCGATGGAGGGCGCCGGCCCGCTCGCCGCCGCCAAGCTCGGCGTGCCCGCGGTCGAGCAGTCGTTCGGCCTGTTCAACCCGGTGAACCGGGTGCTGATGATGGCCGAGGCGCTGGCCGACGCCTACCGCCGGCACGGCGTCGACGGCCCGCCCGAGCGGCGCGGCCTGCTCAACGTGTCACCGCCGAGCATGGGCATGCCGGACACCGGCTGGTCGATGCGGTACGTCCCGTACAACGGTGGTGACCAGCTGCCGGACTGGCTGCTGCGCACGCCGGACCGGCCGCGGGTGGTCGTCACGCTGGGCACAGTGCTGCCCGGCTTCCAGGGACTCGGGCCGCTGCAGTGGCTGGCCGACGTGGCTGGCGGCATCGACGCCGAGTTCGTGGTCACGCTCGACGGCGCCGACGCGGAGCAGCTCGGCACGCTGCCGGCCAACGTGCGGCCGGTGGCGTACACGCCGCTGACCGCGCTGCTGGCCACCAGCACCGCGGTGGTCCACCACGGCGGCTCCGGCTCCACCATGACCTCGCTGGCCATGGGCCTGCCGCAGCTGGTCGTGCCGCAGGGTGCGGACCAGTACAACAACGCTTACGAGGTCGCCAAGCGCGGCGTCGGCTTCGAGGTCGACACCGACGTGCGGTCGGTCGATGCGGACGACCTGACCCGACTGCTGACCGACGCCTCGCTGGCCGCCGCGGCCGCGGAGGTCAAGGCCGAGATCGCCGGTCAGCCGGCGCCGGCCGCTCTCGTTTCCCGACTCGTCGAACTGGTGGGCTGA